The following proteins come from a genomic window of Paenibacillus sp. CAA11:
- a CDS encoding GtrA family protein translates to MIKRWLPLIRFGLVGVLNTAVDFIVFALLTYAGLPYLAAQCVAYSCGIANSYIVNRSWTFKAKSQRTGRELASFVLVNLGTLALVSALLAALHTYTDWLCWSVS, encoded by the coding sequence ATGATTAAGCGCTGGCTTCCTCTGATCCGGTTTGGCTTGGTGGGCGTGCTGAATACCGCTGTAGATTTTATTGTGTTCGCACTGCTCACATATGCTGGGCTGCCTTACTTGGCTGCTCAGTGTGTTGCTTACAGCTGCGGTATCGCCAATAGCTATATTGTCAATCGGAGCTGGACGTTTAAGGCGAAGTCCCAGAGAACGGGACGGGAATTAGCGAGCTTTGTGCTTGTTAACTTAGGGACGCTGGCCCTCGTTTCGGCTTTGCTTGCGGCACTTCATACTTATACAGACTGGCTATGTTGGTCTGTAAGCTGA
- a CDS encoding response regulator transcription factor, which yields MKIVNGIKLLLVDDEPHILQFLELGLVNEGFEVRTAPDGMNAVNIANEFQPHVVILDVMMPGIDGFEVCRMLKKSGNNVAVIMLTAKDEVEDRVKGLTLGADDYVVKPFSFEELLARIQARLRNQFPSLFGEVVLGPFRIDDRRKEIQYQDTVMELSPTEYELLRFLVLNHGLVLSKTMILDKVWGYDFGGEENIVEVYIRSLRDKLKDKDHRLIRTLRGAGYRVDLP from the coding sequence ATGAAAATCGTAAATGGGATTAAACTTCTTCTGGTGGATGATGAGCCGCATATTCTTCAATTTCTTGAACTAGGTCTGGTCAATGAAGGTTTTGAAGTGCGTACAGCTCCTGACGGGATGAACGCCGTAAATATAGCGAACGAATTCCAGCCCCATGTCGTCATATTGGATGTAATGATGCCGGGAATCGACGGGTTTGAAGTATGCCGAATGCTGAAGAAAAGCGGCAACAACGTTGCAGTAATTATGCTGACGGCTAAAGATGAAGTTGAAGATCGGGTGAAAGGTCTTACTTTGGGGGCTGATGACTATGTTGTTAAGCCATTCAGCTTTGAAGAGCTGCTGGCAAGAATTCAAGCAAGGCTCCGCAATCAGTTCCCAAGCCTGTTCGGGGAGGTTGTGCTTGGGCCATTCCGGATCGACGACCGGCGCAAAGAAATCCAGTACCAGGATACTGTAATGGAGCTATCTCCTACTGAATATGAGCTGCTCAGGTTTCTCGTTCTTAATCATGGCCTTGTGCTCAGCAAGACTATGATTTTGGACAAGGTGTGGGGATATGATTTTGGCGGGGAAGAAAATATCGTTGAGGTGTATATCCGTTCGCTTCGAGATAAGCTGAAAGATAAGGATCATCGCTTAATCCGAACGCTTCGAGGAGCGGGCTACCGGGTAGACCTACCATGA
- a CDS encoding SDR family oxidoreductase has protein sequence MKLSGNTILITGGGSGIGLALAKRFVAAGNEVIICGRRETKLNEAKSEIPSLHTKVCDLSSESDREALIEWATAEFPNLNVLVNNAGIQQRVNVKNAKEPWSYYQQEITSNLEAPVHLTLRLLPSLMAKPSAAIINVSSGLAFTPGVWVPIYSATKAALHSFTISLRHQLEDTSIELIEVLPPAVNTDLGGPGLHTFGAPLDDFADAVIQGIEQEQTEIGYGGTEQRLKASREELDEHTRQAWDHFLIRTPGF, from the coding sequence ATGAAACTATCCGGCAATACCATCCTTATAACAGGCGGAGGTTCAGGAATCGGCCTTGCCTTAGCTAAGCGGTTTGTTGCGGCAGGTAATGAAGTTATTATCTGCGGGAGACGGGAAACGAAGCTGAATGAAGCCAAGTCTGAAATCCCATCCCTTCACACCAAGGTCTGTGACCTGTCCTCAGAATCCGATCGGGAAGCTCTTATAGAATGGGCTACGGCTGAATTTCCCAACCTTAATGTTCTCGTTAATAACGCAGGAATCCAGCAGCGAGTCAATGTTAAGAATGCCAAGGAGCCTTGGAGCTATTATCAGCAAGAGATCACCAGCAACCTGGAGGCACCCGTTCATTTGACACTCCGCCTGCTCCCAAGTCTGATGGCGAAGCCGTCAGCGGCGATTATCAACGTATCCTCAGGACTCGCCTTTACTCCGGGCGTCTGGGTACCGATCTACAGTGCCACCAAAGCGGCACTTCATTCTTTTACAATCAGCTTAAGACACCAGCTGGAAGACACCTCTATCGAATTAATCGAAGTCCTTCCTCCAGCTGTCAATACTGACTTAGGCGGTCCTGGACTTCATACTTTTGGCGCTCCGCTGGATGATTTCGCAGACGCTGTAATTCAAGGAATTGAGCAGGAACAAACCGAAATTGGCTATGGCGGAACCGAGCAGAGGTTAAAGGCTTCAAGAGAAGAACTGGACGAACATACGCGGCAAGCATGGGACCATTTCTTAATTCGGACACCAGGATTTTGA
- a CDS encoding glycosyltransferase family 2 protein, translating into MSRSEQTRYSIIIPMYNEEAVIQETYRRLKKVMNSTDENYELIFINDGSSDRSAEIIQDYAEWDESVKLIDFSRNFGHQIAITAGMDYSSGEAVIIIDADLQDPPELILSMIDKWREGYEVVYAKRIKRNGETWFKKWSAGVFYRILRASTEIPIPVDTGDFRLMDRKVCDEMKRLPENNRFVRGLVSWVGFRQTAIEYERDERLAGETKYPLKRMIKLCLDGITSFSYKPLKLAGYVGALLSGAGFLYLLYVIYLALFTDSVTKGWPSMISLMLIFNGFVLLMLGVLGEYVGRIYDETKGRPLYIVRNTYGGLQAREKASGTGKQLINHD; encoded by the coding sequence ATGAGTAGATCAGAGCAAACCCGCTACTCAATTATCATTCCAATGTATAACGAGGAAGCGGTCATCCAAGAAACCTACCGCCGGTTGAAGAAAGTAATGAACAGTACAGATGAGAATTATGAGCTGATCTTTATTAATGATGGAAGCTCAGACCGCAGTGCTGAGATTATTCAAGACTATGCAGAGTGGGATGAATCGGTCAAATTGATCGATTTCTCTCGCAACTTTGGCCATCAGATTGCAATAACGGCTGGGATGGACTATTCCTCCGGAGAGGCAGTCATCATTATTGATGCCGATTTGCAGGATCCTCCAGAACTGATTCTGTCTATGATTGATAAATGGCGTGAAGGATATGAGGTGGTTTACGCCAAACGGATTAAGCGCAATGGGGAGACCTGGTTCAAGAAATGGTCTGCAGGCGTATTTTACCGGATTCTCCGAGCATCCACAGAAATTCCGATTCCGGTGGATACCGGTGATTTCCGGCTGATGGACCGGAAGGTCTGTGATGAGATGAAGCGTCTTCCGGAGAATAACCGATTTGTCCGTGGGCTGGTCAGCTGGGTTGGCTTCCGTCAGACAGCGATTGAATATGAACGGGATGAGCGGCTTGCGGGCGAGACCAAATATCCACTGAAAAGAATGATCAAGCTGTGCCTGGATGGGATTACTTCCTTCTCCTATAAGCCGCTCAAGCTGGCAGGCTATGTAGGGGCTCTATTGTCTGGGGCGGGATTTCTTTACCTGCTGTATGTGATCTACTTGGCGCTGTTCACAGATTCCGTCACCAAAGGCTGGCCTTCCATGATTAGTTTGATGCTGATCTTTAACGGATTTGTACTATTGATGCTTGGTGTTCTAGGTGAATATGTAGGTAGAATCTATGACGAGACCAAAGGCAGACCTCTCTATATTGTAAGAAATACTTATGGAGGCCTTCAGGCAAGGGAGAAAGCCTCGGGCACAGGCAAGCAGCTGATCAACCATGATTAA
- a CDS encoding LTA synthase family protein: MWDRLATDGLAILVIMCLIELIVPSRAKGPVMWGFNLVFSLMLFASTLYYAHFGSVPTYTALRELHQVPQIKGSVESLIEPEYFLFFIDLLVLAILWGVTLSKPKSMRLGRRPVWKIGVAAAGVVSLILSGWYIHNGGKIENEIVQAENLGFLDYQVAAVLKENRQNDEITDGNLGKTKSEVKKLQATFAYKDASSGKGNLQYFGAAKGKNLIIIQMEAFQNFPLHLSLNGQELTPVLNKLAAEGLYFPNFYQQIGQGNTSDAEFMSNTSIYPTGTIAMSTGYGDRELPSLPRLLEKYNYESSTFHVNDVSFWDRSKMYPALNFTHYYDKPSYTNDHFNAFGASDEELYRVGVEKLSELHKQNKPFYAQFVTASSHAPFNVPKDRQRITLPDSLQGTELGDYLTAINYTDYAIGTLVERLKQNGMWDDTALVAYGDHFGILPKLASEEFISSELGIKYNDQVSRYNIPLLIHIPGQSSGKVVERVGGQLDILPTVANIMGVSLAKEGFTAFGHDLLNVDHNIFGMRYYLPTGSFFNDDVLFVPGKGFDDGTAISLKTYEPVTDITKYRADYDYILKLMKLSDAYVKQLPKRGP; this comes from the coding sequence ATGTGGGACAGGTTAGCTACGGATGGTCTAGCCATCCTCGTAATTATGTGTTTGATCGAGCTTATTGTTCCTTCAAGAGCTAAGGGACCCGTGATGTGGGGCTTTAATCTTGTATTTTCACTTATGCTGTTTGCCTCGACACTGTACTATGCCCATTTTGGCTCTGTCCCTACCTACACGGCTCTTCGAGAGTTGCATCAGGTACCTCAGATTAAGGGAAGTGTAGAGTCCTTGATTGAACCTGAGTACTTTTTATTCTTTATTGATCTTCTTGTGCTGGCGATTCTATGGGGCGTGACTCTTTCTAAGCCTAAATCGATGCGTCTTGGCCGCAGACCTGTATGGAAAATAGGTGTTGCGGCTGCGGGGGTAGTCTCCCTTATTTTGTCTGGGTGGTATATTCATAATGGCGGGAAAATTGAGAACGAAATCGTCCAAGCAGAGAATTTGGGATTTCTTGATTATCAGGTAGCTGCGGTTCTGAAGGAGAACCGGCAGAATGATGAAATTACCGATGGAAACTTGGGAAAGACGAAATCAGAGGTAAAGAAGCTGCAAGCTACATTTGCATATAAAGATGCTTCTTCTGGTAAGGGTAACCTTCAGTATTTTGGAGCAGCGAAGGGCAAGAATCTGATCATTATTCAGATGGAAGCTTTTCAGAATTTTCCGCTGCATCTATCACTTAACGGCCAAGAGTTGACCCCTGTGCTGAACAAGCTTGCGGCGGAGGGTTTGTATTTCCCTAATTTCTATCAACAGATCGGGCAAGGAAATACTTCGGATGCTGAATTTATGTCTAATACCTCCATTTATCCTACAGGCACTATTGCCATGTCAACAGGGTATGGAGATAGGGAACTTCCCAGTCTGCCGAGACTGCTGGAGAAGTATAATTACGAATCATCTACATTTCATGTGAATGATGTGAGTTTCTGGGATCGAAGCAAAATGTATCCCGCTTTGAACTTTACTCATTATTATGATAAGCCGAGTTACACGAACGACCATTTCAATGCTTTCGGAGCTTCGGATGAAGAGCTATACCGTGTGGGTGTTGAGAAGCTATCCGAGCTTCATAAGCAAAATAAGCCTTTTTATGCCCAGTTCGTAACGGCATCAAGCCATGCTCCCTTTAATGTTCCAAAGGACAGACAGCGGATCACTTTGCCGGACAGTCTACAAGGAACAGAGTTAGGGGACTATCTGACAGCTATTAACTATACGGATTATGCAATAGGTACTTTGGTTGAACGACTCAAGCAAAATGGAATGTGGGATGACACTGCACTTGTGGCTTATGGAGATCATTTTGGCATATTGCCTAAGCTTGCATCTGAAGAGTTTATCAGCTCCGAGCTCGGCATTAAGTATAATGACCAGGTTAGCAGGTATAACATTCCTTTACTTATTCACATTCCAGGACAATCTTCGGGTAAAGTGGTGGAGCGAGTAGGGGGGCAGCTTGATATTTTGCCTACCGTCGCTAATATTATGGGGGTATCCCTGGCTAAAGAGGGTTTCACAGCCTTCGGTCATGATTTATTAAATGTCGATCATAACATTTTTGGCATGCGCTATTACTTGCCGACAGGTTCTTTCTTTAACGATGATGTATTATTTGTTCCAGGCAAGGGATTTGATGACGGAACTGCGATTTCACTGAAAACATATGAGCCAGTTACTGATATCACAAAATATCGGGCGGACTATGACTATATTCTGAAGCTGATGAAGCTTTCTGATGCGTATGTCAAGCAGCTCCCTAAGCGGGGGCCGTAA
- a CDS encoding GNAT family N-acetyltransferase: MEIRNLLPEEIDKSLDLSEYAFQYKLTEEARNQRRDTYKLDCAWGVFEEGQMQAKLHLFPFQTYVQGKIYEMGGIAGVATWPENRRKGHVRALINHALRVMNEKGQWLSLLHPFSIPFYRKFGWEVLTEVKRYTLYTAEFPEKKETEGVVRRDVQHVEHLDQVYQQFAQNYSGMLVRSESWWKDSVLDEEIHNAVYYSKEGHPEGYLLYKLENKELIADEFVFLHETARTALWTFLANHDSRVNKITVMNVPQDDIFPFLLANPKISQEISPLFMARIVNVQQFVQQYPFVSVGQEVNLTIQIEDQTAAWNQGKWQLRVSAEGEGLLTPAASSSGEPDILLNINSLTALLIGYMRAEVLFRSGKLTGSEEAVQLIDKVLPHKPTAFLDYF, translated from the coding sequence GTGGAGATAAGAAATCTGTTACCAGAGGAAATTGACAAAAGCTTGGATCTGTCGGAATATGCCTTTCAATATAAATTAACAGAAGAGGCTAGGAATCAGCGAAGGGATACCTATAAGCTAGATTGTGCTTGGGGAGTATTTGAGGAGGGGCAGATGCAGGCCAAGCTGCATTTATTTCCATTCCAAACCTATGTTCAAGGCAAAATCTACGAAATGGGGGGAATTGCGGGGGTAGCCACATGGCCGGAGAATCGGCGTAAGGGTCATGTTCGGGCTCTCATTAATCACGCTTTACGCGTAATGAATGAGAAAGGCCAATGGTTATCTTTGCTTCATCCTTTCTCCATACCGTTCTATCGGAAGTTCGGATGGGAGGTCCTGACAGAAGTAAAGCGCTACACCTTGTATACAGCTGAATTTCCAGAAAAAAAGGAAACGGAAGGTGTAGTCCGCAGAGATGTACAGCATGTGGAACATCTGGACCAAGTTTATCAGCAATTCGCTCAGAACTATAGTGGCATGCTGGTCCGCAGTGAGTCCTGGTGGAAGGATTCCGTATTAGACGAGGAGATTCATAATGCTGTTTATTATTCTAAAGAGGGCCATCCCGAAGGATACCTATTATACAAACTAGAGAATAAAGAACTCATAGCAGATGAATTTGTCTTCCTTCATGAGACGGCACGGACTGCGCTATGGACGTTTTTGGCTAACCATGATTCCAGGGTTAACAAGATAACCGTTATGAATGTGCCGCAGGATGATATATTCCCTTTCCTTTTGGCAAATCCTAAAATAAGCCAAGAGATCTCACCCTTATTTATGGCGCGAATTGTAAATGTTCAGCAGTTTGTTCAGCAGTATCCTTTTGTATCCGTGGGCCAAGAAGTAAATCTCACGATCCAGATTGAGGACCAAACGGCGGCCTGGAATCAAGGGAAATGGCAGCTTCGAGTTTCAGCGGAAGGAGAAGGGCTGCTTACCCCCGCTGCATCTTCGTCAGGTGAGCCGGACATTCTATTAAACATTAATTCGTTAACAGCCTTGTTAATTGGTTATATGCGTGCTGAAGTGCTATTCCGGAGCGGTAAATTAACGGGAAGTGAAGAGGCTGTTCAGCTCATAGACAAGGTTCTGCCTCATAAGCCAACCGCCTTCTTAGATTATTTTTAA
- a CDS encoding H-type small acid-soluble spore protein, translated as MNIQRAREIAASPVMAAVFCDGIEVYIQHVDEQKLTARVFPLGETENEREVSLDQLEENLSAFE; from the coding sequence TTGAATATTCAACGAGCACGAGAAATTGCTGCCTCGCCAGTTATGGCAGCTGTATTTTGCGATGGGATCGAAGTGTACATTCAGCATGTGGATGAGCAAAAATTAACCGCACGGGTATTCCCATTAGGCGAGACAGAGAACGAGCGTGAAGTCTCTTTGGATCAGCTGGAAGAAAACTTAAGTGCCTTCGAATAG
- a CDS encoding aldo/keto reductase, with amino-acid sequence MQYRKLGNTGLKVSEIGYGAWGIGNSGWQGAEDEESLRALHRAVDLGLTFIDTALVYGDGHSERLVGQVVRERSERIYVASKIPPKNMKWPAPSGIHVNDAFPAEHVIRCTEQSLSNLGLDTIDVQQFHVWSDEWVGQGDWLEAVLKLKEQGKIRSFGISVNDNEPTNVLELIETGLIDTVQVIYNLFEQIPEDELLPLCEKHQVGVIVRVPFDEGGLTGRIDTNTTFPEGDFRNHYFRGDRKEQVVERVQGIVRDMEIDLNDLPELALRYILSHPAVSTVIPGMRSLRNVERNCAVSDGRLLTGEQLQKLHRHRWVRNFYK; translated from the coding sequence ATGCAATACAGGAAGTTAGGCAATACAGGACTCAAAGTCTCTGAAATCGGTTACGGAGCCTGGGGCATTGGCAATAGCGGCTGGCAGGGCGCTGAGGATGAGGAGTCACTTCGGGCTCTTCACCGAGCGGTGGATTTAGGACTGACATTTATTGATACGGCTCTAGTCTATGGAGATGGCCATAGCGAGAGGCTAGTAGGCCAAGTGGTCCGAGAGCGAAGTGAGCGCATTTATGTAGCTTCTAAAATTCCACCAAAAAATATGAAATGGCCGGCTCCTTCAGGAATTCATGTAAATGATGCCTTTCCTGCTGAACATGTTATACGCTGTACCGAGCAGAGCCTAAGCAATCTAGGGCTAGATACTATTGACGTACAGCAGTTTCACGTATGGAGTGATGAATGGGTAGGACAGGGAGATTGGTTGGAGGCTGTACTGAAGCTCAAAGAGCAAGGGAAAATTCGCAGCTTCGGCATATCGGTAAATGACAATGAACCTACGAATGTCTTAGAGCTGATTGAGACCGGGCTCATTGATACTGTTCAAGTTATCTATAATCTCTTCGAACAAATTCCAGAAGATGAGCTGCTGCCGCTCTGTGAGAAGCACCAGGTGGGCGTTATCGTAAGGGTTCCGTTTGATGAAGGAGGCTTGACCGGGCGAATCGACACAAATACTACTTTTCCTGAAGGAGATTTTCGTAACCACTATTTTCGAGGGGATCGAAAAGAGCAAGTTGTCGAACGGGTTCAGGGCATTGTGAGGGATATGGAAATCGACTTGAATGACCTGCCAGAACTTGCGCTGCGATATATTCTAAGCCATCCTGCTGTCTCGACGGTGATTCCGGGAATGCGTTCCCTTAGAAATGTTGAGAGAAACTGTGCGGTGAGCGATGGCAGGCTGCTTACGGGGGAACAGCTTCAGAAGCTGCATCGTCATCGGTGGGTGCGGAACTTTTATAAATGA
- the galU gene encoding UTP--glucose-1-phosphate uridylyltransferase GalU yields MKIRKAVIPAAGLGTRFLPATKAQPKEMLPIVDKPAIQYIVEEAIHSGIESIIIVTGRNKKSIEDHFDKNMELEQLLLEKGKVSMLKQIQEISGVPGIHFIRQKEPLGLGHAILCAQQFIGNEPFAVLLGDDIIESKVPALRQMIELHEQTGKQVLGVKPVAASEVDKYGIVNPAENDEEIYQVRGLVEKPPVGSAPSNLAIVGRYILSPSIFSMLEQIDRGAGGEYQLTDALQLMNEIESMLALELDGERYDIGDKLGYLKAVLEIGLRREELKPLLVPYLHELVGREKAAL; encoded by the coding sequence ATGAAAATCAGAAAAGCTGTGATTCCGGCTGCGGGACTTGGAACGAGATTCCTACCAGCCACCAAAGCTCAGCCCAAAGAGATGCTTCCGATTGTCGACAAGCCGGCGATTCAGTATATTGTCGAAGAGGCGATTCACTCAGGAATCGAGAGTATTATTATTGTTACGGGACGCAACAAAAAGTCGATTGAGGATCACTTTGACAAGAACATGGAGCTTGAACAGCTGCTGCTTGAGAAAGGTAAAGTGAGCATGCTGAAGCAAATCCAGGAGATTAGTGGGGTGCCGGGAATCCATTTTATCCGTCAGAAGGAACCGCTTGGCTTGGGACATGCGATCTTGTGTGCTCAGCAATTTATCGGGAATGAGCCATTTGCGGTATTGCTTGGAGACGATATTATCGAATCGAAGGTTCCGGCCCTGCGTCAAATGATCGAGCTCCACGAACAGACCGGCAAGCAGGTGCTCGGTGTTAAGCCTGTTGCAGCTTCAGAAGTGGATAAGTACGGGATTGTGAATCCTGCGGAAAATGATGAGGAAATCTATCAGGTGAGGGGGTTGGTTGAGAAGCCTCCTGTCGGATCGGCCCCGTCCAATCTGGCCATTGTCGGAAGATATATATTAAGTCCCTCAATTTTCTCCATGCTTGAGCAGATTGACCGAGGAGCTGGCGGAGAATACCAGCTAACGGATGCTCTTCAGCTGATGAACGAAATAGAAAGTATGCTGGCGTTAGAGCTTGACGGCGAACGGTATGACATAGGTGATAAGCTCGGTTATTTAAAGGCCGTTCTTGAAATTGGACTGCGGCGGGAGGAGCTTAAGCCCCTGCTGGTTCCTTATTTGCACGAACTCGTTGGCCGTGAGAAGGCGGCACTATAA
- a CDS encoding ArnT family glycosyltransferase, whose translation MKTKWIKRIDVPLVAVMLLTAFLNGYNIWTEKYVNTYYTSAVASMLQSFHNFFFGTLDSGGFVTVDKPPVTFWIQTLFAWIFGLHGWSVILPQSLAGVGSVLLIYLLIRPSFGKTAARLAALAMALTPVAVAIARTNNIDSMLVFTLLLATWLLFRGVRQQKIWSTIGAFAMIGIAFNMKMLQAYMILPAFFVFYWLASKLNWKRKAANLVASTVVCALISVSWAVIVDSIPKDQRPYIGSSENNSVLELAFGYNGVSRLTGNQGGGGGAPGGSFERPEGGMNGQMPPDAPGDNSTSGSTSGQAPASVPNGQPSMMNGDNNDANTPVGGPNRQIDMNSDTSSGNGFTGMDRDRGGFAGGPGGNGGGGGGAFNTGTKGPLRLFQSSLSGQASWLLPFALIGCVGLYASVRRRNVTQKHKEALFWVLWLLPVAGFFSVAGFFHQYYLIMLAPPIAALVGTGWSEMLDRFKNCKGWTAWLLPAAVLITAVFQWYIVHPYDQVIGAGWSIAILVLGIAAALALVVVRQFRINLARMTALAALFILLIGPLYWAATPITYGQNSMIPAAGPTEGNGSMRGPGGENSSVDEELYSYLKEHNTGEKYLFAATDYTTAAPYIIEKGEKVISLGGFSGNDPVLSVERLEQMVNSGELKYFLISGGRGGNSEVTTWIQQHGTEISSDQWKGTSTAAENSSDNDNKDSRGMMDRFGGSATLYELTPGEGGDTE comes from the coding sequence ATGAAAACAAAGTGGATCAAGCGTATTGACGTCCCTCTCGTCGCAGTTATGCTGCTGACGGCCTTTTTGAACGGGTACAACATTTGGACGGAAAAATACGTAAATACCTATTACACATCAGCGGTAGCGAGCATGCTGCAGAGCTTTCACAATTTCTTCTTCGGTACCCTGGATTCAGGAGGGTTCGTTACAGTAGATAAGCCGCCAGTCACCTTCTGGATTCAGACGCTATTTGCCTGGATCTTCGGACTGCATGGCTGGAGTGTGATTCTGCCACAGTCGCTGGCCGGAGTGGGGTCCGTACTGCTGATTTATTTACTGATTAGGCCGAGCTTCGGCAAGACAGCGGCCCGGCTTGCTGCACTGGCTATGGCTTTAACGCCGGTAGCTGTAGCTATAGCCCGCACGAACAACATTGATAGTATGTTGGTGTTTACCCTGCTGCTCGCAACATGGCTTCTCTTCCGAGGTGTTAGACAGCAGAAGATTTGGAGCACGATTGGCGCTTTTGCCATGATCGGGATTGCTTTTAATATGAAAATGCTTCAAGCCTATATGATCCTTCCGGCTTTCTTCGTGTTCTACTGGCTGGCATCCAAGCTGAATTGGAAGAGAAAGGCTGCCAATCTGGTTGCTTCAACAGTGGTATGTGCCTTGATCTCCGTATCTTGGGCTGTGATTGTTGATTCTATTCCAAAGGATCAGCGACCTTATATCGGCAGCAGCGAGAACAACTCCGTGCTGGAACTGGCTTTTGGATATAATGGCGTCTCACGTTTGACTGGTAATCAAGGGGGCGGGGGAGGAGCTCCTGGCGGCTCTTTTGAAAGACCCGAAGGAGGCATGAATGGCCAGATGCCACCAGACGCACCTGGGGACAATTCCACATCCGGCAGTACTTCTGGGCAAGCTCCAGCTTCGGTTCCAAACGGACAACCATCTATGATGAACGGCGACAATAACGATGCAAATACGCCGGTTGGCGGACCCAATAGACAAATAGATATGAACTCAGATACATCCAGTGGTAACGGATTTACGGGCATGGACAGAGACCGCGGCGGTTTTGCAGGCGGACCCGGTGGAAATGGCGGGGGAGGCGGAGGTGCGTTTAATACAGGCACCAAAGGGCCGCTTCGACTCTTCCAATCCTCTCTCTCTGGACAGGCGAGCTGGCTGCTGCCTTTCGCGCTGATCGGTTGTGTAGGGTTATACGCAAGTGTTAGGAGAAGAAATGTAACACAGAAGCACAAGGAAGCTCTCTTCTGGGTGTTGTGGCTGCTTCCTGTCGCGGGATTCTTCAGCGTAGCAGGCTTTTTCCATCAATATTACTTGATTATGTTAGCCCCTCCGATTGCGGCGCTGGTAGGAACGGGCTGGTCAGAGATGTTAGACAGGTTCAAGAACTGTAAGGGGTGGACTGCATGGCTGCTTCCGGCAGCAGTGCTTATTACAGCGGTATTTCAATGGTATATCGTACATCCGTATGACCAAGTGATCGGAGCGGGGTGGTCTATAGCGATTCTAGTGCTTGGAATTGCTGCAGCCTTGGCGCTGGTGGTGGTAAGGCAATTCAGAATAAATCTGGCTCGAATGACAGCTTTAGCAGCATTATTTATTCTTCTGATCGGGCCGCTCTACTGGGCGGCCACCCCAATTACCTACGGTCAGAACAGCATGATTCCGGCGGCAGGTCCTACAGAAGGCAATGGGTCTATGAGGGGGCCTGGCGGAGAGAACAGCAGTGTGGATGAGGAGCTTTATAGCTATTTGAAAGAACACAATACAGGTGAGAAATATCTGTTTGCGGCAACAGATTATACTACGGCAGCTCCTTATATTATTGAAAAAGGCGAGAAGGTCATCAGCCTTGGCGGGTTTAGCGGTAACGATCCTGTGCTGAGCGTGGAACGTCTGGAACAAATGGTGAACAGCGGGGAGCTGAAATATTTCCTCATTTCCGGCGGACGGGGCGGCAACAGCGAAGTTACAACCTGGATTCAGCAGCATGGCACAGAAATATCGAGCGATCAGTGGAAGGGTACCAGCACAGCCGCTGAAAACAGTAGCGACAACGACAATAAGGATAGCCGAGGTATGATGGACAGATTTGGCGGCAGTGCGACACTCTACGAACTTACGCCGGGTGAAGGAGGAGATACAGAATGA